A genomic window from Algoriphagus sp. Y33 includes:
- a CDS encoding carboxylesterase/lipase family protein yields the protein MQPILQSVRISALILLLGISASLKAQNNNSIEVQTKIQNGVIAGSYDVKTGIQKYFGIPFAKPPVGELRWKAPQDLDNWSGVKETKKFGPRAVQAPVFGDMDFKSDGVSEDCLYLNVWTPANRNTKDLPVLVYFYGGGFVAGDGSEPRYNGEAMAQKGIVVVTVNYRLNIFGFLAHPDLSAETSYKASGNYGLMDQTASLKWVKENIAAFGGDPTKVTIAGESAGSISVSYQMASPLSKGLIAGAIGESGAGINPTLAPTPLAEAEKQGAEFASNAGYNSIKELRALPTKDIYEIYNESKRFGFPVVLDGYFLPKTIPEIFEAKEQAMVPLLAGWNSAEIPGMAFMQGHPYTPEAFISKGKEVYPNDYDEVLSLHPHADAKEVERSATDLASDRFIAYSTWKWMDLHAKNSDQPIYRYLYSKLRPPLKDTNLTAGLAGGTIEGGPKAPEPIGAPHACEIEYAMGNLPLVDVFDWTADDYKVSKIFMNYFANFIKTGNPNGDDLPEWKIVEGVDITPPVMVIDTESKLIKAIDDTRYNFHDRSYGNIN from the coding sequence ATGCAACCTATCTTACAATCAGTCCGGATTTCTGCTCTGATACTTCTACTTGGAATATCAGCATCTCTTAAAGCCCAAAACAACAATTCAATTGAAGTGCAGACAAAAATCCAAAATGGAGTGATCGCAGGGTCATATGATGTCAAAACAGGTATACAAAAATACTTTGGGATTCCATTTGCAAAACCTCCTGTAGGCGAGCTTCGCTGGAAAGCGCCCCAAGATTTGGATAATTGGTCTGGAGTGAAAGAAACCAAAAAATTTGGTCCCAGAGCTGTACAAGCTCCTGTTTTCGGAGATATGGACTTTAAATCTGACGGAGTTAGCGAGGATTGCCTTTACTTAAATGTGTGGACCCCTGCGAACCGAAACACTAAGGACTTGCCCGTTTTGGTATATTTTTATGGAGGAGGTTTTGTGGCAGGTGATGGTTCGGAACCACGATATAACGGAGAAGCTATGGCTCAAAAAGGCATTGTGGTCGTCACGGTAAATTACAGATTAAATATATTTGGTTTTCTAGCCCATCCTGACTTAAGCGCCGAAACTTCTTACAAAGCATCGGGAAATTATGGCCTGATGGATCAAACTGCTTCTTTGAAATGGGTTAAAGAGAATATTGCGGCATTCGGTGGAGATCCAACGAAAGTCACTATTGCGGGTGAATCTGCAGGTTCCATATCAGTCAGTTATCAAATGGCTTCTCCCCTTTCGAAGGGTCTAATTGCAGGAGCAATCGGTGAAAGCGGCGCCGGGATAAATCCGACTTTGGCTCCTACACCTCTGGCGGAAGCTGAAAAACAAGGTGCAGAATTCGCTTCCAACGCCGGTTATAATTCTATCAAAGAATTGAGAGCACTGCCTACAAAGGATATTTATGAGATCTACAATGAATCCAAACGCTTTGGATTTCCCGTAGTTTTAGATGGTTATTTCCTTCCAAAAACGATCCCGGAGATTTTCGAGGCTAAAGAACAGGCAATGGTGCCGCTACTGGCAGGCTGGAATTCAGCCGAAATTCCGGGCATGGCATTTATGCAAGGGCATCCTTACACTCCTGAAGCATTTATCTCCAAAGGGAAAGAAGTTTATCCGAATGATTATGATGAAGTTTTAAGTCTCCATCCGCATGCTGACGCAAAAGAAGTAGAGCGGTCGGCGACTGATTTAGCCTCTGACAGATTCATAGCATATTCTACTTGGAAGTGGATGGACCTGCATGCCAAAAACTCTGATCAGCCTATTTACCGATACTTGTACAGTAAACTTCGTCCACCTCTAAAAGACACCAATCTAACTGCAGGACTGGCAGGTGGCACCATAGAAGGCGGACCAAAAGCACCAGAGCCAATCGGTGCTCCACATGCCTGTGAAATAGAATATGCCATGGGAAATCTGCCTTTAGTAGATGTTTTTGACTGGACTGCTGATGACTATAAAGTATCAAAAATCTTTATGAATTACTTTGCCAATTTCATCAAAACAGGAAATCCAAACGGAGATGATCTCCCTGAATGGAAGATTGTGGAAGGGGTAGATATTACCCCGCCTGTGATGGTGATTGATACAGAAAGCAAACTGATCAAAGCTATCGATGATACCAGATACAACTTTCACGACAGATCGTACGGAAATATCAACTAA
- a CDS encoding ABC transporter substrate-binding protein codes for MENSFKIGVLLPQSKEYPTISKEFLDGLKLYFTIHDNLFLGRKAELVIEDIGFGTERVSLEKTRKLITLDEVDVIGGLMEFNTALQVGNMAEIMNVPMLIGGLGETKVAREKIPANLYFHSFMLWQSFFELGNYVGESLKEKELLIVTSLFDVGYDSHRAFMLGLKSKKYDKYETYISKAYDSGELLQDLEDNFNLDANKAWCLLLHPELINGFLRKIELKPNCLFTSPFVTDNESGGNVWSFVELSKKHEKYRKLVDGINEYIGMSPTHHHALGFQQGQLIYHALQQLENLTDIPRQIYSAWDGFEEETVVGRTWYSAGTKFFESGIKLYEGGRCEDFESHPARKRGDIPPASILELSQERNQYTNPYMFM; via the coding sequence ATGGAGAATTCTTTTAAAATAGGAGTTCTTCTACCTCAGTCTAAAGAGTATCCTACTATATCTAAAGAGTTTTTGGATGGGCTTAAATTATACTTTACCATTCATGATAATCTTTTTTTAGGAAGAAAAGCTGAGTTGGTGATTGAGGACATTGGTTTTGGGACGGAGCGTGTGAGTCTGGAGAAAACCAGAAAATTGATCACCTTGGATGAAGTGGATGTGATTGGTGGATTGATGGAGTTCAATACAGCGCTGCAAGTAGGAAACATGGCGGAGATAATGAATGTGCCAATGCTGATAGGTGGATTGGGAGAGACTAAAGTGGCTCGAGAGAAAATACCTGCCAACCTTTATTTCCATTCCTTTATGCTTTGGCAGTCTTTTTTTGAGTTGGGAAACTATGTAGGAGAAAGTCTAAAAGAAAAAGAGTTGTTGATAGTGACTTCTTTGTTTGATGTTGGATATGATTCACACAGGGCATTTATGCTTGGGCTGAAGTCGAAAAAGTATGATAAATATGAAACGTATATATCCAAAGCCTACGACTCAGGGGAATTGCTTCAGGATTTAGAAGATAATTTTAATCTGGATGCCAATAAAGCTTGGTGTCTATTGTTGCATCCGGAATTGATCAATGGGTTTTTGCGGAAAATAGAGTTGAAGCCCAATTGTTTGTTTACTTCTCCATTTGTTACTGACAATGAGTCGGGTGGAAATGTTTGGTCTTTTGTCGAATTATCAAAAAAACATGAGAAGTACAGGAAACTTGTAGATGGAATAAATGAGTATATCGGAATGTCCCCCACCCATCATCACGCCTTAGGTTTTCAGCAAGGGCAACTTATCTATCATGCTCTTCAACAGTTGGAGAACCTTACCGATATCCCGAGGCAAATTTATTCTGCTTGGGATGGATTTGAGGAGGAAACTGTGGTAGGCAGAACATGGTACAGTGCCGGGACTAAGTTTTTTGAGTCTGGGATTAAGCTATATGAGGGTGGAAGATGCGAAGATTTTGAGAGTCATCCGGCAAGAAAAAGAGGGGATATTCCTCCTGCTTCGATCTTGGAATTATCTCAGGAACGAAATCAATATACGAATCCCTATATGTTTATGTGA
- a CDS encoding phage tail protein, with the protein MEGYISEIRFFGPNWAPKNWLSCQGQLLSVAQNQVLYSLIGTIYGGDGRTSFALPDLRGRVAVGEGQGNGLTNRISGQRSGAEKVTLTQINLPSHTHIAAMPNSSFGIPVNETAGDEDESSPGSGVMANMGNDHYASTPSSGESYGGSPVGVTGNVSIGMAGSGLSHSNEQPYLVLNPIICLYGIYPSRE; encoded by the coding sequence ATGGAAGGTTATATTTCAGAGATAAGGTTCTTTGGCCCAAATTGGGCTCCGAAAAATTGGTTAAGCTGTCAAGGTCAATTACTGTCAGTAGCACAAAATCAGGTTTTATATTCCTTGATAGGTACAATATACGGTGGTGATGGGAGGACAAGTTTTGCATTGCCGGACCTCAGAGGCAGAGTTGCCGTTGGTGAAGGGCAAGGAAATGGATTGACTAATAGGATATCGGGTCAAAGATCAGGTGCAGAGAAGGTTACTTTAACTCAAATTAATTTGCCTAGCCATACTCATATCGCAGCTATGCCCAACAGTTCTTTTGGTATTCCTGTAAATGAAACTGCGGGTGACGAAGACGAATCCAGTCCGGGAAGTGGGGTAATGGCTAATATGGGGAATGATCATTATGCAAGTACTCCAAGTAGCGGGGAAAGTTATGGAGGCAGTCCCGTTGGTGTGACCGGTAATGTAAGTATAGGGATGGCAGGTAGTGGATTATCCCATTCCAACGAACAACCATATTTGGTTCTTAATCCAATCATTTGTTTGTATGGCATTTATCCCTCAAGAGAATAG
- a CDS encoding NUDIX domain-containing protein has translation MHLAHEEYLPHISYDSVIFGFSGEKLKILVLEYHSTSSKQTFALPGGFVRMDEPLDAAVKRGLSERTGLEEIYLEQFHTFGSMERFDPALMRNILEAQGHYFENHWLLGRFVTVGYYALINYENVVPKPDELSDSIGWYDFDQLPKLMMDHDEIVKKALEHLRNHLDQKLLSFNLLPERFTMKELKQVYDAILGETQNRANFQRKMLSLNILERHEKLYSGGSHKAPYLYSFKERK, from the coding sequence ATGCATTTAGCACACGAAGAATACCTGCCACATATTTCTTATGACTCTGTTATTTTTGGTTTTTCAGGGGAAAAACTCAAAATTTTGGTACTTGAATATCATAGTACTAGTAGTAAACAGACTTTTGCCCTGCCTGGAGGGTTTGTGCGTATGGACGAACCTTTAGATGCAGCAGTGAAGCGTGGGCTTTCTGAGCGAACAGGGTTGGAGGAAATCTATTTGGAACAATTTCACACCTTTGGCTCAATGGAGCGCTTTGACCCTGCGTTGATGAGGAATATTCTGGAAGCGCAGGGACACTACTTCGAGAATCATTGGCTGCTTGGTAGATTTGTTACAGTCGGCTATTATGCGTTGATTAATTACGAAAATGTGGTGCCAAAGCCTGATGAATTGTCAGATTCTATAGGATGGTATGACTTCGATCAGCTGCCAAAGCTGATGATGGATCATGACGAGATAGTAAAGAAAGCACTCGAACACCTGCGTAACCACTTGGATCAAAAACTACTAAGTTTCAATCTGCTTCCCGAGCGCTTTACCATGAAAGAGCTGAAGCAAGTGTATGATGCTATACTGGGTGAAACTCAAAACCGTGCAAATTTTCAGCGTAAAATGCTTAGTCTTAATATATTGGAAAGGCATGAGAAGCTATATTCCGGAGGTTCTCACAAAGCACCTTATCTCTATAGTTTCAAAGAAAGGAAGTGA
- a CDS encoding pentapeptide repeat-containing protein yields MPFFSEQTYKDLDYTELPLTVAEYEYCTFDQCNFSTLDLRGINFENCIFKRCDMSNVKVPDVSFQQVRFEQCKMLGVHFHASNPFLLEFIFQNCQLDYSSFYNLKIKKSKFLDCRLTEADFTQADLTASDFQGSDLTGATFDQTVVEKVDFRDTLHYSIDPERNRVKGARFDLDGLPGLLGKYAIKIG; encoded by the coding sequence ATGCCCTTCTTCTCAGAACAAACCTATAAAGACTTAGACTACACAGAGTTACCATTGACTGTCGCAGAATATGAATACTGTACCTTTGATCAGTGCAATTTTTCAACCTTGGATTTAAGAGGAATCAATTTTGAAAACTGCATATTTAAGCGATGTGACATGAGTAACGTGAAGGTTCCCGATGTGTCATTTCAGCAAGTTCGTTTTGAGCAGTGCAAGATGTTGGGCGTTCATTTTCACGCCAGCAACCCATTTCTGTTGGAATTTATCTTTCAAAATTGCCAACTAGACTACTCAAGCTTTTACAATTTGAAGATCAAAAAATCAAAGTTTTTAGATTGTAGACTTACAGAAGCTGACTTTACCCAAGCTGATTTGACCGCTTCCGATTTTCAGGGTTCGGATCTCACCGGTGCCACATTTGATCAGACTGTAGTGGAGAAAGTAGATTTCAGAGACACCCTCCACTATTCAATAGACCCAGAGAGAAATAGAGTCAAAGGAGCCCGGTTTGATCTGGATGGACTACCCGGCTTACTGGGCAAATATGCCATTAAGATCGGTTGA
- a CDS encoding phage tail protein produces MEGTISEIRYFGPSWAPRNWMICNGALLPINQYSAFFSLIGTTYGGDGMNTFAIPDLRGRVAVGEGAGPGLTPRRIGEASGVEHVTLLQSEMPSHSHGAVFSGHSTIPVNITVGDEDESNPGSGVLANTGNDQYSSTPSSGAMYSGAPIAVNGTVTVGVAGGSQAHENMQPWLCITPIICSQGIFPSRP; encoded by the coding sequence ATGGAAGGAACTATTTCAGAAATCAGGTATTTTGGCCCCAGCTGGGCACCGAGAAATTGGATGATTTGTAATGGAGCATTATTGCCCATTAACCAATACTCTGCATTCTTTTCCTTAATAGGGACAACTTATGGAGGCGACGGTATGAATACTTTTGCTATTCCTGACCTTAGAGGTAGAGTAGCCGTAGGTGAAGGAGCCGGTCCGGGTCTGACACCAAGAAGAATAGGTGAAGCCAGCGGAGTAGAGCATGTGACTTTGCTGCAATCAGAAATGCCCAGTCATAGTCATGGGGCTGTTTTTTCAGGTCATTCCACTATTCCTGTCAATATTACTGTAGGAGACGAAGATGAAAGTAACCCAGGTAGTGGTGTCTTGGCAAACACAGGTAACGATCAATATTCATCTACTCCCAGTTCAGGTGCTATGTACTCTGGTGCTCCAATCGCGGTAAATGGAACTGTAACAGTTGGTGTAGCAGGTGGTAGTCAAGCTCATGAAAACATGCAACCTTGGCTATGCATAACGCCTATTATTTGTTCTCAAGGTATTTTTCCGTCAAGACCTTAA
- a CDS encoding methionyl-tRNA formyltransferase yields the protein MNIVLFTNSGWSIPLLIALEKSGKLKAIVVPDFDHEALRYIDDFAAQKGIALFKTNKKQLGKELLKWIGELECTMGICLSFPYKLPTSLLRGVVLGIFNFHFGRLPDYAGGDPVFWMIRNQERTAVLSVHKMEEYLDCGELYIQEQVSIYPGENYGLLGARLSQMSSGLLDRLVGLVEVEFKGKAIERNPSTYKRPTQEELTIDWKNQSADAIEALVNASNPSYGGAITYFRNTLVRILETSPADVRNAALLTPGTVVHASAKEGLFVLCSDYRFLKINIIQTPEAVVTGNKLVALGVKPNEKFGKHQLQAAKIGF from the coding sequence ATGAATATTGTTTTATTTACAAATTCCGGATGGAGTATTCCATTACTTATAGCTCTTGAGAAATCAGGGAAACTCAAGGCTATTGTTGTCCCTGATTTTGATCATGAGGCACTTAGGTATATAGATGATTTTGCTGCTCAAAAGGGAATCGCTCTCTTTAAAACCAATAAAAAGCAACTTGGTAAAGAATTGCTGAAATGGATTGGGGAGTTGGAATGTACCATGGGTATTTGTTTAAGCTTTCCTTATAAACTCCCTACATCCTTATTAAGAGGAGTAGTTTTGGGAATCTTTAATTTTCATTTTGGAAGATTACCGGATTATGCAGGAGGAGATCCTGTTTTCTGGATGATACGAAATCAAGAGAGAACCGCTGTCCTTTCGGTTCATAAAATGGAGGAGTACTTGGATTGTGGTGAACTATATATTCAAGAACAAGTCTCAATATATCCAGGAGAAAATTATGGACTGCTAGGCGCGCGTCTCAGCCAAATGTCAAGTGGGCTTTTGGATAGATTGGTTGGTTTGGTAGAAGTAGAATTTAAAGGTAAAGCTATAGAGAGAAATCCTAGTACTTATAAAAGGCCAACTCAGGAAGAGTTGACCATCGACTGGAAAAACCAAAGTGCTGACGCAATAGAGGCACTGGTAAATGCTTCCAACCCTTCCTATGGAGGAGCAATTACTTATTTTAGAAATACACTAGTGAGAATTTTGGAAACCAGTCCTGCGGATGTTCGCAATGCAGCTTTGCTAACTCCGGGAACAGTGGTGCATGCCAGTGCAAAGGAGGGATTATTTGTGCTTTGTTCTGATTATAGATTTTTGAAAATCAATATTATACAAACCCCGGAGGCTGTCGTGACCGGGAATAAGCTGGTAGCACTTGGAGTGAAACCAAACGAGAAATTTGGGAAGCATCAACTTCAAGCGGCTAAAATTGGATTTTAA